In Burkholderia contaminans, the following proteins share a genomic window:
- a CDS encoding PA0069 family radical SAM protein — MGGHMDDRSDNEFPVAPPAPRKGRGAVDNLQGRYEIAQREAVDDGWTHESDNADFPAPLRTQVFEERAKSILTHNQSPDIPFSVSLNPYRGCEHGCIYCFARPTHSYLGLSPGLDFESRIYAKVNAAELLEREISRKRYVPEPIALGVNTDAYQPVERDLRITRSVIQVMHDRGLPFAAITKSSLIERDLDLLAPMAERGQVMAAVTITTLDADLARTLEPRAATPARRLRTIRALSEAGVPVGVSIAPVIPFVTEPDMERVLEACAEAGATHASYIILRLPWEVAPLFKNWLAAHFPDRAERVMNRVRDMRGGKDYDSDFSKRMKGEGIWADLLRQRFRQAVRRLGLNERTNGILDLSQFRGAPATAAPRVAVRSAAARSTQTRDDTQLNLF; from the coding sequence ATGGGTGGGCACATGGACGATCGGTCCGACAACGAATTTCCGGTAGCGCCGCCCGCGCCCCGCAAGGGGCGCGGTGCGGTCGACAACCTGCAGGGGCGATACGAAATCGCGCAGCGCGAAGCGGTCGACGACGGCTGGACACACGAGTCCGACAATGCCGACTTCCCCGCGCCGCTGCGCACGCAGGTCTTCGAGGAGCGCGCGAAGAGCATCCTGACGCACAACCAGTCGCCCGACATTCCATTCAGCGTATCGCTCAATCCATATCGCGGCTGCGAGCACGGCTGCATCTACTGCTTCGCGCGGCCGACGCACAGCTATCTCGGCCTGTCGCCGGGGCTCGATTTCGAAAGTCGCATCTATGCGAAGGTCAATGCAGCCGAACTGCTCGAGCGCGAGATCTCGCGCAAGCGTTACGTTCCGGAGCCGATCGCGCTCGGCGTCAACACCGACGCATACCAGCCGGTCGAGCGTGACCTTCGCATCACGCGCAGCGTGATCCAGGTGATGCACGATCGCGGGTTGCCGTTCGCGGCGATCACGAAGTCGTCGCTGATCGAACGCGATCTCGACCTGCTCGCGCCAATGGCCGAACGCGGGCAGGTGATGGCGGCGGTCACGATCACGACGCTCGATGCCGATCTTGCGCGCACGCTCGAGCCGCGCGCGGCAACGCCGGCGCGGCGGTTGCGCACGATTCGTGCGCTGAGCGAGGCGGGTGTGCCGGTCGGCGTGAGCATCGCACCGGTGATTCCGTTCGTCACCGAGCCCGACATGGAGCGCGTGCTCGAGGCGTGTGCGGAAGCCGGCGCGACGCATGCGAGCTACATCATCCTGAGGCTGCCGTGGGAAGTCGCGCCGCTGTTCAAGAACTGGCTTGCCGCGCATTTTCCCGATCGCGCGGAGCGTGTGATGAACCGCGTGCGCGACATGCGCGGCGGTAAAGACTACGACTCGGATTTCTCGAAACGGATGAAGGGCGAGGGGATCTGGGCCGACTTGCTGCGGCAGCGCTTCCGCCAGGCCGTCAGGCGGCTCGGGCTGAACGAGCGCACGAACGGGATTCTCGATCTGTCGCAGTTTCGCGGCGCGCCGGCCACCGCGGCGCCGCGTGTTGCTGTTCGTTCAGCTGCGGCGCGGTCGACGCAGACGCGTGACGACACGCAATTGAATCTGTTCTGA
- a CDS encoding NINE protein produces the protein MSSSTAPSRRFRSKTLTAALAFLFGSLGAHRFYLYGFRDVFGWAHLLATIVGIPGFLLLAATQRSAGLGWWLAVPGAISLLAAFLAALVYGLRPDEKWDAQFNAETGKHSKSGWTVIFVVIFSLLIGAFLLMTALALSFQTYFESQVEAAKQISQ, from the coding sequence ATGTCCAGCAGCACCGCACCGTCCCGCCGCTTTCGCTCCAAGACGCTCACCGCCGCCCTCGCGTTCCTGTTCGGATCGCTCGGCGCGCACCGCTTCTACCTGTATGGATTCCGCGACGTGTTCGGCTGGGCTCACCTGCTCGCGACGATCGTCGGCATCCCGGGCTTCCTCCTGCTCGCCGCAACCCAGCGCAGCGCGGGCCTCGGCTGGTGGCTTGCCGTTCCCGGTGCGATCTCGCTGCTGGCAGCGTTTCTCGCCGCGCTCGTCTACGGGCTGCGCCCCGACGAAAAATGGGACGCGCAATTCAACGCGGAAACGGGCAAGCACAGCAAGTCGGGCTGGACCGTAATCTTCGTGGTGATCTTCTCGCTGCTGATCGGCGCATTCCTGCTGATGACCGCACTCGCGCTGTCGTTCCAGACGTACTTCGAGTCGCAGGTCGAAGCAGCCAAGCAGATTTCGCAGTAA
- a CDS encoding PQQ-dependent sugar dehydrogenase — protein sequence MSPLRAASMRRAQHRFAALLAGLACLVSAPALAAPLPVGELVVPPGFHVEVLADAVPTAREMAWSPRGILYVGTREGRVHALVMHEGRISARHVIASGLDMPVGVAYRDGALYISAVSRILRLDHIDDRLATPPAPVVVTDALPTEHHHGWKFIAFGPDGKLYVPTGAPCNVCLADRSRYAIIARMKTDGSGSEVVARGVRNTVGFAWHPDSGELWFTDNGRDMMGDDVPDDKLNRAPRAGLDFGFPYCHGGDTPDPEYGGADVCRRYVPPVLKLGAHVAALGMRFYSGSMFPASYRNNVFIAEHGSWNRSTKVGYRVMRVVVSADGSQARQTPFVTGWLRPDGTVWGRPADVLPLPDGSLLVSDDYAGAIYRVTYAAP from the coding sequence ATGTCGCCCCTTCGCGCCGCTTCGATGCGCCGCGCGCAGCACCGTTTCGCGGCGCTGCTTGCCGGCCTTGCCTGCCTCGTGTCCGCACCGGCGCTTGCCGCGCCGTTGCCGGTGGGCGAACTGGTCGTGCCGCCCGGCTTCCACGTCGAAGTGCTGGCCGACGCGGTACCGACCGCACGCGAAATGGCGTGGTCGCCGCGCGGCATTCTGTATGTCGGCACCCGGGAAGGCCGCGTGCATGCGCTCGTGATGCATGAGGGCCGGATCAGCGCGCGCCATGTGATCGCTTCCGGGCTCGACATGCCGGTCGGTGTCGCCTACCGTGACGGCGCACTCTATATATCCGCCGTCTCACGCATCCTGCGCCTCGATCACATCGACGATCGGCTTGCCACACCGCCCGCACCCGTCGTCGTCACCGACGCGCTGCCGACCGAACACCATCACGGCTGGAAATTCATCGCGTTCGGCCCCGACGGCAAGCTATATGTGCCGACCGGCGCACCGTGCAACGTCTGTCTCGCCGATCGCAGCCGCTACGCGATCATCGCACGCATGAAGACGGACGGCAGCGGGAGCGAGGTTGTCGCCCGCGGCGTACGCAATACGGTCGGCTTCGCATGGCACCCCGATTCGGGCGAGCTCTGGTTTACCGACAACGGGCGCGACATGATGGGTGACGACGTGCCCGACGACAAGCTGAACCGCGCACCGCGCGCCGGCCTCGACTTCGGCTTCCCGTATTGCCATGGCGGCGACACGCCCGACCCCGAATACGGTGGCGCCGACGTATGCCGCCGCTATGTGCCGCCCGTATTGAAACTCGGCGCACACGTCGCAGCACTCGGCATGCGCTTCTATTCAGGGTCGATGTTTCCGGCGTCATATCGCAATAACGTCTTCATCGCCGAACACGGCTCGTGGAATCGCAGCACGAAGGTCGGCTACCGCGTGATGCGCGTCGTCGTCTCGGCGGACGGCAGCCAGGCACGCCAGACCCCGTTCGTCACGGGCTGGCTGCGCCCCGACGGCACGGTGTGGGGACGCCCCGCCGACGTGCTACCGCTGCCGGACGGCTCGCTGCTCGTCAGCGACGACTACGCGGGTGCGATCTACCGCGTGACCTATGCGGCACCTTGA
- the rpsP gene encoding 30S ribosomal protein S16, giving the protein MVIIRLARGGSKKRPFYNIVATDSRNRRDGRFIERVGFYNPVATKGESLRIAQDRLTYWQGVGAQLSPTVQRLVKEAQKAQPAA; this is encoded by the coding sequence ATGGTTATCATCCGTCTGGCTCGTGGCGGCTCGAAGAAGCGCCCGTTCTACAACATCGTTGCTACCGATTCGCGCAACCGTCGTGACGGCCGCTTCATCGAGCGCGTCGGCTTCTACAACCCGGTCGCTACGAAGGGCGAATCGCTGCGTATCGCTCAGGATCGCCTGACGTACTGGCAAGGTGTTGGCGCGCAACTGTCGCCGACCGTCCAGCGTCTCGTGAAGGAAGCGCAAAAGGCGCAACCGGCTGCCTAA
- the rimM gene encoding ribosome maturation factor RimM (Essential for efficient processing of 16S rRNA) produces the protein MAGHDSGNARRGRASFGAFVRKPVERDAVANAGQAAEQGSLEVAQAWPDDAVEVGAVVDAYGLKGWVKVATHADAGRGGDALLKARHWWLERGAERLSVRIMQSKAHSDTVVAQPAGVSDRDAAYAMRGFRVFVRREDFPALAADEFYWVDLIGLDVVNEQSVALGKVSGMIDNGVHSIMRVEYPATGKDGQPTTDERLIPFVGVYVKTVDQAARRIVVDWEADY, from the coding sequence ATGGCGGGTCACGATTCCGGTAATGCAAGGCGCGGGCGTGCGTCGTTTGGCGCATTCGTCCGCAAGCCGGTCGAACGCGACGCTGTCGCGAACGCCGGTCAGGCTGCCGAGCAGGGCAGTCTCGAAGTGGCGCAAGCCTGGCCCGACGATGCCGTCGAGGTCGGAGCGGTGGTCGACGCCTATGGCCTGAAGGGTTGGGTCAAGGTGGCGACGCATGCCGACGCCGGCCGCGGCGGCGATGCGCTGCTCAAGGCGCGCCACTGGTGGCTGGAACGCGGTGCGGAGCGGCTTTCCGTCCGCATCATGCAGTCGAAGGCGCACAGCGACACCGTCGTTGCGCAACCCGCGGGCGTCAGCGACCGCGATGCCGCGTACGCTATGCGCGGCTTTCGCGTGTTCGTCCGCCGGGAAGATTTCCCGGCACTGGCCGCGGACGAATTCTATTGGGTCGACCTGATCGGTCTCGACGTCGTCAACGAGCAATCGGTGGCACTCGGGAAGGTGAGCGGGATGATCGACAATGGCGTGCATTCGATCATGCGTGTCGAGTATCCGGCGACCGGCAAAGACGGTCAGCCGACCACCGACGAGCGGTTGATTCCGTTCGTCGGCGTATACGTCAAAACGGTGGATCAGGCGGCGCGTCGCATCGTCGTCGACTGGGAAGCCGATTACTGA
- the trmD gene encoding tRNA (guanosine(37)-N1)-methyltransferase TrmD, with the protein MNQVTESAVQFDVVTLFPEMFRALTDWGITSRAVKQGRFGLRTWNPRDFTTDNYRTVDDRPYGGGPGMVMLARPLEAAIDAAKAAQAEQGIASTRVVMMSPQGAPLTHDRAVRMAQEPGVVVLCGRYEAIDQRLLDRCVDEEISLGDFVLSGGELPAMAMMDAVVRLLPGVLNDSLSAVQDSFADGLLDCPHYTRPEEYDGVRVPDVLLGGHHAEIEKWRRQEALRNTLRKRPDLIVRARREKLLSRADEAWLANLAREAKDAS; encoded by the coding sequence ATGAACCAGGTTACCGAGAGCGCGGTGCAGTTCGACGTCGTCACGCTCTTTCCCGAGATGTTCCGTGCACTGACCGACTGGGGGATCACCAGCCGGGCCGTCAAGCAAGGGCGCTTCGGGCTGCGCACCTGGAACCCGCGTGATTTCACGACGGACAACTACCGCACGGTCGACGATCGTCCGTACGGCGGCGGTCCGGGCATGGTGATGCTGGCCAGGCCGCTCGAAGCCGCGATCGATGCCGCGAAAGCGGCGCAGGCGGAGCAGGGCATCGCGAGCACGCGTGTCGTGATGATGTCGCCGCAGGGCGCGCCGCTCACGCACGATCGTGCGGTGCGGATGGCGCAGGAACCCGGTGTCGTCGTGCTGTGCGGCCGCTATGAAGCGATCGACCAGCGCCTGCTCGATCGTTGCGTCGACGAGGAAATCAGCCTCGGCGATTTCGTCCTGTCCGGCGGAGAATTGCCGGCGATGGCGATGATGGATGCCGTCGTGCGGTTGCTGCCCGGTGTGCTGAACGATTCGCTGTCGGCGGTACAGGACAGTTTCGCTGACGGCCTGCTCGATTGTCCGCACTACACGCGCCCCGAGGAATACGACGGTGTGCGCGTGCCGGACGTGCTGCTCGGCGGGCATCATGCCGAGATCGAGAAGTGGCGGCGGCAGGAAGCATTGAGGAATACGTTGCGGAAGCGGCCGGACCTGATCGTCCGGGCGCGCCGCGAAAAGTTGTTGAGCCGCGCCGACGAGGCGTGGCTTGCGAACCTCGCACGCGAAGCGAAGGACGCCTCCTGA
- the rplS gene encoding 50S ribosomal protein L19 — translation MNLIAKLEQEEIERALAGKTIPEFAPGDTVIVNVNVVEGNRKRVQAYEGVVIAIRNRGLNSNFIVRKISSGEGVERTFQTYSPLLASIVVKRRGDVRRAKLYYLRERSGKSARIKEKLVSKDRAAAASQE, via the coding sequence ATGAATCTGATCGCAAAACTTGAGCAGGAAGAAATCGAGCGCGCGCTCGCCGGCAAGACGATCCCCGAATTCGCCCCGGGCGACACGGTGATCGTGAACGTGAACGTGGTTGAAGGTAACCGCAAGCGCGTTCAGGCTTACGAAGGCGTCGTGATCGCGATTCGCAACCGTGGTCTGAACTCGAACTTCATCGTCCGCAAGATCTCGTCGGGCGAAGGCGTCGAGCGTACGTTCCAGACGTACTCGCCGCTGCTGGCAAGCATCGTCGTGAAGCGCCGCGGCGATGTGCGTCGTGCGAAGCTGTACTACCTGCGCGAGCGTTCGGGCAAGTCGGCTCGTATCAAGGAAAAGCTGGTGTCGAAGGATCGCGCCGCAGCAGCTTCCCAAGAGTAA
- a CDS encoding CoA pyrophosphatase, translated as MNRRPIIDPEVLPVEGTGAGLPAIDSRLMTPSGLRDRFARTLEWSVEPGEARLQEGVDPRSAAVLVPLVVRESGLTMLLTQRADHLNDHAGQISFPGGRREPFDRDATATALREAKEEIGLADERVEILGALPDYLTGTGFCVTPVVGLVHPPFTVQADTFEVAEIFEVPLAFLMDPANHQVRVFRWEGGERRFFAMPYPNGEPGGHYFIWGATAGMLRNLYRFLAAG; from the coding sequence TTGAATCGCCGCCCCATCATCGATCCCGAAGTCCTGCCGGTCGAAGGCACCGGCGCCGGCCTGCCGGCCATCGATTCCCGCCTGATGACGCCGTCCGGCCTGCGCGACCGTTTCGCGCGCACGCTCGAATGGAGCGTCGAGCCCGGCGAGGCGAGGTTGCAGGAGGGCGTCGATCCACGCAGCGCGGCCGTTCTCGTGCCGCTCGTCGTCCGCGAATCCGGTCTCACCATGCTGCTGACCCAGCGCGCCGACCACCTGAACGACCACGCCGGACAGATCAGCTTTCCCGGCGGTCGTCGCGAACCGTTCGATCGCGATGCAACCGCAACCGCGTTGCGCGAGGCGAAGGAAGAGATCGGTCTGGCAGACGAGCGTGTCGAGATCCTCGGCGCGCTGCCCGACTACCTGACCGGTACGGGCTTTTGCGTGACACCGGTGGTCGGCCTCGTGCATCCGCCGTTCACCGTGCAGGCCGACACGTTCGAAGTGGCCGAGATTTTCGAGGTCCCGCTCGCGTTCCTGATGGATCCCGCGAACCATCAGGTCCGTGTGTTCCGCTGGGAAGGCGGCGAGCGTCGTTTTTTTGCGATGCCCTATCCGAATGGCGAACCAGGCGGGCATTACTTCATCTGGGGCGCAACTGCCGGCATGTTGCGCAATCTGTACCGCTTCTTGGCCGCCGGCTAG
- a CDS encoding CobD/CbiB family protein has product MTFFSVLLALIIEQVRALSPNNPVFALFQFHAETVAHGLDAGKQKHGILAWLAVVLPWVLIVALIYFLLYKVSFVLAFIWNVVVVYFTLGFRQFSHYFTDIHLALNNDDVPRAREILREWTGIDTVDMPVGEIVRHTLIHAVVASHRHVFGVFFWYVLPLGPAGAVLYRISEYLARSWSTPGDDRTAAFSTFAQRAFFVIDWIPARLTALGFAIVGNFEDAIYAWRNHTRQWPDPNDGVLLAAGSGALGARLAGPLAEPSSLDALAVGDSGPLTVGDDCTPRTLQSAVGLVWRAVILWMILLLMLTLAVWVS; this is encoded by the coding sequence ATGACTTTCTTCTCGGTTCTCCTCGCTCTCATCATCGAACAGGTCCGCGCGTTGTCGCCGAACAATCCGGTGTTCGCACTGTTCCAGTTTCATGCGGAAACCGTCGCGCATGGTCTCGACGCGGGCAAGCAGAAGCACGGCATCCTCGCGTGGCTCGCGGTCGTGCTGCCGTGGGTGCTGATCGTCGCGCTGATCTATTTCCTGCTGTACAAGGTGAGCTTCGTGCTCGCCTTCATCTGGAACGTCGTCGTCGTGTATTTCACGCTCGGCTTCCGCCAGTTCAGCCACTACTTCACCGACATTCACCTCGCGCTCAACAACGACGACGTGCCGCGTGCACGCGAAATCCTGCGCGAGTGGACGGGCATCGACACGGTCGACATGCCGGTCGGCGAAATCGTCCGCCATACGCTGATTCACGCCGTCGTCGCATCGCATCGCCACGTGTTCGGCGTGTTCTTCTGGTATGTGTTGCCGCTCGGGCCTGCCGGCGCCGTGCTGTACCGGATTTCCGAATACCTCGCGCGCAGCTGGTCGACGCCCGGCGACGACCGCACGGCGGCCTTCTCGACGTTCGCGCAGCGCGCGTTCTTCGTGATCGACTGGATTCCCGCGCGATTGACCGCGCTCGGCTTCGCGATCGTCGGCAATTTCGAGGACGCGATCTACGCGTGGCGCAACCACACGCGCCAGTGGCCCGATCCGAACGATGGCGTCCTGCTGGCCGCCGGCAGCGGCGCGCTTGGCGCACGCCTCGCGGGGCCGCTTGCGGAACCGTCGAGCCTCGATGCGCTGGCAGTCGGCGACAGTGGTCCGCTGACGGTCGGTGACGATTGCACGCCGCGTACGCTGCAATCCGCGGTGGGCCTTGTCTGGCGTGCGGTGATCCTGTGGATGATTCTGCTGCTGATGCTGACGCTCGCCGTCTGGGTGTCGTGA
- a CDS encoding putative signal transducing protein, whose protein sequence is MRFKAPDLATAQHWANVLQVAGIGCELHNCYATGALGGLPADACTPELWLDDERDDALARRLLDAASHGPSAGAAAWRCRQCGEALEAQFTACWQCGAVRDPLDD, encoded by the coding sequence ATGCGTTTCAAGGCACCCGATCTCGCGACGGCGCAGCATTGGGCCAACGTGCTTCAGGTGGCCGGCATCGGTTGCGAGCTGCATAACTGCTACGCGACCGGCGCGCTCGGCGGCCTGCCCGCAGACGCGTGCACGCCCGAACTGTGGCTCGACGATGAACGCGACGACGCGCTCGCGCGCCGGCTCCTCGATGCCGCGTCGCACGGCCCGTCGGCCGGCGCCGCAGCGTGGCGCTGCCGGCAGTGCGGCGAGGCGCTCGAGGCCCAGTTCACCGCGTGCTGGCAATGCGGCGCCGTGCGCGATCCGCTGGACGACTGA
- the rsgA gene encoding ribosome small subunit-dependent GTPase A — protein sequence MSRPTSRKPAPRASGAQRAEGRVIAAHGRHYIVAPDDGGPMLQCFPRGKKSDIAVGDRVAYELASADQGVIVEIGERRNLLYRSDQFKSKLFAANLDQLLIVLATEPYFSEDLLGRALIAAEANELKPLVVLNKIDVEAALPVARERLAPYRALGYDVLELSVKGSPDDARAQLMPHLAGHSTILLGQSGMGKSTLVNLLVPDAEAATREISAALNSGRHTTTFTRLYPLAGGGALIDSPGFQEFGLYHLTEGRLERAFPEFRPLLADCRFYNCHHLHEPGCAILDAVADGRIAPSRHALYAQLVHEASQIVR from the coding sequence ATGAGCCGGCCGACCTCCCGCAAGCCGGCCCCGCGCGCGTCGGGCGCGCAACGTGCCGAAGGCCGCGTGATCGCGGCGCACGGGCGCCACTACATCGTCGCGCCCGACGACGGCGGCCCGATGCTGCAGTGCTTCCCGCGCGGCAAGAAGAGCGATATCGCGGTCGGCGACCGTGTCGCGTACGAACTCGCGTCGGCCGACCAGGGCGTCATCGTCGAGATCGGCGAACGGCGCAACCTGCTGTACCGCTCCGACCAGTTCAAGTCGAAGCTCTTCGCGGCCAACCTCGATCAATTGCTGATCGTGCTCGCGACCGAGCCCTACTTCAGCGAGGACCTGCTCGGCCGCGCGCTGATCGCCGCCGAGGCGAACGAGCTGAAGCCGCTCGTCGTGCTGAACAAGATCGACGTCGAGGCCGCGCTGCCGGTCGCGCGCGAGCGCCTCGCGCCCTACCGCGCCCTCGGCTACGACGTGCTCGAGCTGTCGGTGAAGGGCTCGCCCGACGACGCACGCGCACAACTGATGCCGCACCTCGCCGGACATTCGACGATCCTGCTCGGCCAGTCCGGGATGGGCAAGTCGACGCTCGTGAACCTGCTCGTTCCCGATGCCGAAGCCGCCACGCGCGAGATTTCGGCCGCGCTCAACAGCGGCCGTCACACGACGACGTTCACGCGCCTCTACCCATTGGCGGGCGGCGGCGCGCTGATCGATTCGCCGGGCTTCCAGGAATTCGGCCTCTACCACCTGACGGAAGGCCGTCTCGAGCGCGCCTTTCCGGAGTTCCGGCCGCTGCTGGCCGACTGCCGTTTCTATAATTGCCATCATCTGCACGAACCCGGCTGCGCGATTCTCGACGCCGTCGCTGACGGCCGCATCGCACCGTCACGGCATGCGCTGTATGCGCAGCTCGTGCATGAGGCGAGCCAGATCGTCCGCTGA
- a CDS encoding M48 family metallopeptidase yields MSPFSFTLLFALAVLAMVVTKLWLASRQIRFVAAHRNGVPAQFSATIPLTAHQRAADYTVERTRLTMLEIVVSAAVLVGLTLLGGVGALDTLLTGWIGRGYGQQVALVAAVLVITSVIDVPFEYYRQFGIEQRFGFNRMTKRLFFTDMLKNSLLGAALGLPLLFVVLWLMNQAGSLWWLWTWIVWVAFQMLVLLIYPTFIAPIFNKFEPLKDDALRARIEALMKRCGFAAKGLFVMDGSRRSAHGNAYFTGFGASKRIVFFDTLLARLSGEEIEAVLAHELGHFKRRHVMKRMLVSFVLSLVLLALLGWLAQRTWFYTGLGVTPSLDTSNAGAALVLFFLAIPVFLFFATPFGSLTSRKHEFEADAFAASQTDAQDLVSALVKLYEDNASTLTPDPVYTAFYYSHPPASQRIDRLMQHA; encoded by the coding sequence ATGTCACCCTTTTCGTTCACCCTGCTGTTCGCGCTCGCCGTGCTCGCGATGGTCGTCACCAAGCTGTGGCTCGCGTCGCGGCAGATCCGCTTCGTTGCGGCGCACCGCAACGGCGTCCCCGCGCAGTTCAGCGCAACCATCCCGCTGACCGCCCACCAGCGCGCGGCCGACTATACGGTCGAGCGCACCCGGCTGACGATGCTCGAGATCGTCGTCAGCGCGGCCGTGCTGGTCGGCCTCACGCTGCTCGGCGGCGTCGGCGCGCTCGACACGCTGCTCACCGGCTGGATCGGCCGCGGCTACGGGCAGCAGGTCGCGCTCGTCGCCGCCGTGCTCGTGATCACGAGCGTCATCGACGTCCCGTTCGAGTATTACCGTCAGTTCGGGATCGAACAGCGGTTCGGGTTCAACCGGATGACGAAGCGGCTGTTCTTCACCGACATGCTGAAAAATTCGCTGCTCGGCGCTGCGCTCGGCCTGCCGCTGCTGTTCGTCGTGCTGTGGCTGATGAACCAGGCCGGCAGCCTGTGGTGGCTGTGGACCTGGATCGTCTGGGTCGCGTTCCAGATGCTCGTCCTGCTGATCTACCCGACCTTCATCGCACCGATCTTCAACAAGTTCGAGCCCTTGAAGGACGACGCGCTGCGCGCGCGCATCGAGGCGCTGATGAAGCGCTGCGGCTTTGCGGCGAAGGGACTCTTCGTGATGGACGGCAGCCGCCGCTCCGCGCACGGCAACGCGTACTTCACGGGCTTCGGCGCGTCGAAGCGGATCGTGTTCTTCGACACGCTGCTCGCGCGCCTGTCCGGCGAGGAAATCGAAGCCGTGCTCGCGCACGAACTCGGCCACTTCAAGCGCCGCCACGTGATGAAGCGGATGCTCGTGTCGTTCGTACTGAGCCTCGTGCTGCTTGCGCTGCTCGGCTGGCTCGCGCAACGCACGTGGTTCTATACGGGGCTCGGCGTCACGCCGTCGCTCGACACGAGCAACGCGGGTGCCGCGCTCGTGCTGTTCTTCCTCGCGATTCCCGTGTTCCTGTTCTTTGCAACGCCGTTCGGCAGCCTCACGTCGCGCAAGCACGAGTTCGAGGCCGACGCATTCGCGGCCAGCCAGACCGACGCGCAGGATCTCGTCAGCGCGCTCGTGAAGCTCTATGAGGACAACGCGTCGACGCTGACGCCCGACCCCGTCTACACGGCCTTCTACTACTCGCATCCGCCTGCGTCGCAGCGGATCGACCGCCTGATGCAGCACGCATGA
- the orn gene encoding oligoribonuclease: MTDTAASASQPALVRNELNLVWLDMEMTGLDPDNDRIIEIAVVVTNSTLDVAVEGPVFAIHQSDETLAKMDDWNKSTHGRSGLIDRVRASTVTEAEAAEQLQAFLAQYVSPGKSPMCGNSICQDRRFMARWMPKFERFFHYRNLDVSTLKELCRRWQPAIYKGFQKRAMHTALADIHESIDELKYYREHFLIPAASASAGESAPAA, from the coding sequence ATGACCGATACCGCCGCTTCCGCCAGCCAGCCCGCGCTCGTGCGCAACGAGTTGAACCTCGTCTGGCTCGACATGGAGATGACGGGCCTCGACCCGGATAACGACCGCATCATCGAGATCGCGGTCGTCGTGACCAATTCCACGCTCGACGTCGCCGTCGAAGGCCCCGTGTTCGCGATCCACCAGAGCGACGAAACGCTCGCAAAGATGGACGACTGGAACAAGTCGACGCACGGCCGCTCGGGCCTGATCGACCGCGTGCGTGCGTCGACCGTGACCGAGGCGGAAGCCGCCGAGCAATTGCAGGCCTTTCTCGCGCAGTACGTGTCGCCCGGCAAGTCGCCGATGTGCGGCAACTCGATCTGCCAGGACCGTCGCTTCATGGCGCGCTGGATGCCCAAATTCGAGCGGTTCTTCCACTACCGCAACCTCGACGTCAGCACGCTCAAGGAGTTGTGCCGACGCTGGCAGCCCGCGATCTACAAGGGCTTCCAGAAGCGGGCGATGCACACGGCGCTCGCGGACATCCACGAGTCGATCGACGAACTGAAGTACTACCGCGAGCATTTCCTGATTCCGGCCGCGTCGGCTTCGGCGGGCGAGTCCGCGCCGGCCGCCTGA
- the mog gene encoding molybdopterin adenylyltransferase, with product MTTTKRNHPDELVVGLVSISDRASTGVYEDKGIPALQEWLAGALVSPWRAETRLIQDDAPTISATLAELVDVAGCDLVLTTGGTGPARRDVTPEATLAAATKEMPGFGEQMRQISLNFVPTAILSRQVAVIRETADHAALIINLPGQPKSIRETLEGLRDADGKSTVPGIFAAVPYCIDLIGGPYIETDAAVVTAFRPKSAQRAPR from the coding sequence ATGACGACGACGAAGCGTAACCACCCGGACGAGCTCGTCGTCGGCCTCGTGTCGATCAGCGACCGCGCGAGCACGGGGGTCTACGAAGACAAGGGCATTCCGGCACTGCAGGAGTGGCTCGCCGGCGCGCTGGTGTCGCCGTGGCGCGCCGAAACGCGCCTGATCCAGGACGACGCGCCGACGATCTCCGCCACGCTCGCCGAACTCGTCGACGTCGCGGGGTGCGACCTCGTGCTGACGACCGGCGGTACGGGCCCGGCGCGCCGTGACGTGACGCCCGAGGCCACGCTGGCCGCGGCGACGAAGGAAATGCCGGGATTCGGCGAACAGATGCGGCAGATCAGCCTGAATTTCGTGCCGACCGCGATCCTGTCGCGGCAGGTCGCGGTGATCCGCGAGACAGCCGACCACGCGGCGCTGATTATCAACCTGCCTGGCCAGCCGAAGTCGATCCGGGAAACGCTCGAAGGGCTGCGCGATGCCGACGGCAAGTCGACCGTGCCCGGCATCTTCGCCGCGGTGCCCTACTGCATCGACCTGATCGGCGGCCCGTACATCGAGACCGACGCCGCGGTGGTCACGGCGTTCCGGCCGAAAAGCGCTCAGCGCGCACCGCGCTAA